The following is a genomic window from Micrococcus cohnii.
ACGAAGGTTGCACCAGGTTCAGGTCCGCCGGCCGCTCAGCCGATCTCGCGTTCGAGCCTCTCCAGTGTGGACACGGCCAGCGCACGCCGGGGCGAGTCGGCCGGCAGCAGCTTCAGCGCAGCACCCCAGAGCTCGACGTCGTCGTGGGCCTCGGGCCGGGCCAGGTAGGCCCAGAGCTGCTCGGCGTCCGCGTCCTGGGCGACGGCCTCCCGCAGCCCCTCCCCCAGCTCGGCGCGGATCGCCTCGATGCCCGGCGACTCCGACCGCGGCAGGACCGGCCCCGCGGCGGCATGCAGTGCGCGGTCCAGGTCCCCGTCGCGCAGGGCGTCGCGGGCACACAGCGCGTCGACGTGCACGTGGCCGGCGAGCCGATAGGGACGGGACAGCAGCTCCACCGGGGCATCGGCATTCTGCAGGGTCCGGCGCAGCCGGTGTACCTCGGCGCGCAGGGAGATCGCCCGGGCGGCGCCGTCGGCCGTCGCGGGGCGGCTGCCCTCCGCCACGGCCCGCCGCTTCCCGACGACGGACCCCTCCTCCGGATACAGCTCCGCCTCGAGCTCGGCGCCGGTCAGGCCCGTGCCGTGCCAGGCCAGCAGCGTGAGGATCTCGGCGTGGCGGCCGGTCAGCTCGACGCCGTCGAGCATCGGCCGCAGGTGGCCGGTGACGCGCAACAGGCCGGCGGCGGCGTGGCGGTGGGGCGCGGTCGCCGCAGGCGCCGCCGGGCCGTCGGGTGCCGGCGAAGCGGAGGGCGGAGGTGAGGGAGCCGTCGTCGGGAAGGAGGTGCCGGTGGTGGCGTGCGCGGGGGCGGGCAGGTCACGCCAGGCGCCGTGCACGGCGTCCGCAGTGGACTGGAGCAGGGGCAGGGCGAGCGGGCTGACGGCGTCGTCGCCGCCGGTGAGGTCGATGACGCCCACGAGCCGGCCGGTGACCGGGTCCGTCAGCGGTGCCGCCGAACAGTTCCACGGGTGGACGCGGTGGCTGAGGTGCTCGGCGCCGCTGACCTGCATGGCGGAGCCGGTAGCGAGGACGACGCCCGGGGCGGAGGTGCCCATGGACGACTCGGACCAGTCGGCGCCGGGGACGAAGCCCATGGCCTCGGCGCGGTTCAGTGCGGTGCGGTCGCCTTCGACCCAGAGGAGGTGTCCGTGCTCGTTGCCGATCGCGACGACCAGGCCGGCCTCCGCTGCGGGCTCCACGAGCATGCGCCGGACGATTGGCAGGGCCGCGGCGATGCGCTGCTCACGGCGGGCCTCGGTGAGGTCGGCGTCGCTGAGGGTGGCGGGGTCGGTCTCACCGAGCAGGCGCGGGGCCGTGAAGCCGCTGAGCGAGCGAAGCCAGGACTCGCGGACCTCGCGGCGCAGGCCCTGCAGGTCGGCACGCAGGCTCTCGTTGTCAGCGGTGCCGGCGGGTATGACGCGGGGGCTCCGGGGGCCGGTTCTCGAGCCGGTGGCCGGGGAGCCGCCCCCGGGCGGGACCAGCGGCAGCGCAGCGGTGGAGAGCGACTCGTGTGCCCTCTCCACGACGCGCCGGTAGGCGCCCACAGCGAGGGTCGGCGCCATCAGGCCGCGTCCTGTGCGAGCAGGCGGGAGCGGATAAGGAACCGCTTGCCCTCCGGGGCCTCGACCGAGAAGCCGGAGCCGCGGCCGGCCACGGCGTCCAGGGTGAGGTGGGTGTGCTTCCAGTACTCGAACTGGGTGGCGGACATCCAGAACGCGATCTCGGCGGCGTCGGCGGGGACGGGGTCGGTGCCGTCGGCCGGGGCGTCGGCGTCCGCGGCGGCGGAGAGGTCGAAGGTGCCCAGCAGGACGTCCGAGCCGCCGGTCTTGAAGTCCCCGGCGGGGTAGCACATGGGCGAGGAGCCGTCGCAGCAGCCGCCGGACTGGTGGAACATCAGCGGGCCGTGGATCGGGATGAGGCGGCGCAGCAGGGTGAGTGCGGCCGGCGTCATGGCGACGCGGGAGTCGGCCTCGCCGGAGATCTCGGGGCGGGCGTCGAGCGCGGCGACGACGGCCTCGTCACTCCCCCCTGCGTTTTCGTTCGGGAATCCGTTGCGTTCCCGGCTGCTTTCGTTCGGGAAACCGTCGTGTCCTGCGACGTTCTCGTGCGTGAGACGGTCGTGTCCCATCGGGCACCTCCTGGCCGGATGGTCGTCTGCGGCCGCGCGTGCCGACACGCGGCGGGCTGGCCACCCAGCCTAGTAGCGCCTATGACCCGTGTCACGGGGGTGTCTTGGGCGTCCCGAGCATCGCCAGCCCTTGTCACTGGTGAGACAGGATCCCGACGCAGGAGAGGAGACGGGCTGGTTCCCGGAGCAGTCCCGCCCGTCTCGTTGCAGTCGGGGCCGACCCACGCCTCTGACTCCGTCAGCGAGGCGCGAAGGAGGGGCCGGGACTGGAACCCGACGTTCTCCCGAACGCAAGCGGCCGGGGACGCGACGGTTTCCCGAACGAAAACGCCTGGGCCGTCCCGTCAGGCCCCGGACTGCGCGGTGCCCTCGTCCTCGACGGTGCGGCGCCGCTGCCGCTCGCGCTGACCGTGCGTCAGCGACCGCAGGTCCGTCTGCTGGTCGAAGTTCGAGCCGAGGGCGCCGGCCACCACCCCCATCGCGGCGCTGAGCCAGGCGATATCGAGATACGAGGAGAACGTGGGATCACCACGGATCACGGTGGCCATGTAGTCCGGGTCGATCACGATCAGCCCGCCGAGCAGGATGAGCACCACGAGCATCACGTAGAGCCAGAGCACGCACAACGCGATCGTGAGCACGGTCGAGAGGTTGTACAGCAGGACGACGCGGGCCTTCCCGACGCCGCCGCGGCCCGGTTCATCCCACAGCCGGTTGCTCGCGACGAGCCACCACACCATCACCGTCATGGCCAGGACGCCGATGCTGATCAGGCGCACGGTCGTCAGATAGTCGGACATCGCCCAGATCGAGCTGTAGAAGATGCCGAAGGCGCCCGTGGCCGAGGCGGCGGCCAGCGCCGAGGAGAGCTGCGGTGCGGTCCGGCGCGGCTCGTTGCCGGCCACCATCCCGACGACCATGCGCAGGCCGCCCGAGCTGGCCTCCGAGTGCAGCGCGAGCTGGCCGGTGTCCGCGTCCGCCACCTGCCACTGCGCCCAGGTGATGCCCTGCTGGCTGTGCCCCGTCGCTGCGGACTCGGGCGCCATGCGCACCGCACACGCGACCAGCACGTCGACCAGACGGGCGCCCACCCGGGCGACACCGAGGCTCGGCAGGGACACGACGGCCACCTGCTGGTCGGGGTGCACGTCGGCGATGAGCGGCCGCCCCTCGGTCAGCCGGGGCATCTCCGTGAGCAGCAGGAGCACATCCGCCCGCGCGTACTCGTCGTCGAAGCGGACCGCGTCGGCGGGGTCGAGCGCGTCATCGGAACGCAGCCGCAGCATCGCGGTGCGCAGCTCAAGGGTCACTG
Proteins encoded in this region:
- a CDS encoding DUF779 domain-containing protein codes for the protein MTPAALTLLRRLIPIHGPLMFHQSGGCCDGSSPMCYPAGDFKTGGSDVLLGTFDLSAAADADAPADGTDPVPADAAEIAFWMSATQFEYWKHTHLTLDAVAGRGSGFSVEAPEGKRFLIRSRLLAQDAA
- a CDS encoding GAF domain-containing protein, coding for MAPTLAVGAYRRVVERAHESLSTAALPLVPPGGGSPATGSRTGPRSPRVIPAGTADNESLRADLQGLRREVRESWLRSLSGFTAPRLLGETDPATLSDADLTEARREQRIAAALPIVRRMLVEPAAEAGLVVAIGNEHGHLLWVEGDRTALNRAEAMGFVPGADWSESSMGTSAPGVVLATGSAMQVSGAEHLSHRVHPWNCSAAPLTDPVTGRLVGVIDLTGGDDAVSPLALPLLQSTADAVHGAWRDLPAPAHATTGTSFPTTAPSPPPSASPAPDGPAAPAATAPHRHAAAGLLRVTGHLRPMLDGVELTGRHAEILTLLAWHGTGLTGAELEAELYPEEGSVVGKRRAVAEGSRPATADGAARAISLRAEVHRLRRTLQNADAPVELLSRPYRLAGHVHVDALCARDALRDGDLDRALHAAAGPVLPRSESPGIEAIRAELGEGLREAVAQDADAEQLWAYLARPEAHDDVELWGAALKLLPADSPRRALAVSTLERLEREIG